A window of the Chryseobacterium arthrosphaerae genome harbors these coding sequences:
- a CDS encoding MFS transporter produces MISFTPLQTLQNVEFRNLLTGRFFIVLAFRMLATLLGWWVYQLTKDPFSIGLIGLSEVIPAVSCALYAGHVIDMNEKKRLLLICNYAYIFLIGLLLIPAFLNVRMHFTGHQITYYIYGVIFFTGIARAFIGPIVPSMIPKIVKKENLPNAVTLNQATFLISSVCGHAIGGILIGYVGVKWTLVVILSLIFLASLFFWQLNRQYSEYKKETVDVMESMREGISYIFKTKEILGALCLDMFAVLFGGAVAMIPVFATDILNSGAEGFGLLNAASDIGSMCIITILSIVPLRKNQGKILLAVVTGFGLCIIGFGLSKLYWLSFMFLVMSGMLDGISVVIRGTIVQLKTPDHIRGRVLSVNSIFIMSSNEMGQFESGLMAKALGVVRSVVFGGCMTVLVALTVGATNPKLRKMQY; encoded by the coding sequence ATGATTTCCTTTACCCCGTTACAAACATTACAAAATGTTGAGTTCAGAAATCTTCTTACCGGGAGATTTTTTATTGTTTTAGCTTTCAGAATGCTGGCCACGTTATTAGGATGGTGGGTATATCAGCTGACAAAAGATCCTTTTTCAATAGGCCTTATCGGTCTTTCGGAAGTAATTCCTGCCGTGAGCTGTGCTTTGTATGCCGGCCATGTGATTGACATGAACGAGAAAAAAAGATTGCTGCTCATCTGCAATTATGCTTATATTTTCCTTATCGGCCTGCTATTGATTCCTGCGTTCCTTAATGTAAGGATGCACTTTACAGGTCACCAGATCACCTATTATATTTATGGTGTCATATTTTTTACAGGAATTGCAAGAGCCTTCATTGGTCCTATTGTTCCTTCCATGATTCCTAAAATTGTAAAGAAAGAAAACCTTCCGAATGCTGTTACGCTCAACCAGGCGACTTTTCTGATCTCTTCGGTATGCGGCCATGCTATAGGCGGTATTCTTATCGGGTACGTCGGGGTAAAATGGACACTGGTGGTGATTTTATCCTTAATCTTCCTAGCCTCGCTATTTTTCTGGCAGCTGAACAGGCAGTACTCGGAATATAAAAAAGAAACAGTGGATGTCATGGAGAGCATGCGTGAGGGGATTTCTTATATTTTTAAAACCAAAGAAATCCTGGGGGCATTATGCCTTGATATGTTTGCGGTCCTTTTCGGAGGGGCTGTTGCCATGATCCCGGTATTTGCTACGGATATTTTAAATTCGGGCGCTGAAGGATTCGGTCTGCTGAATGCTGCATCTGACATAGGATCCATGTGCATCATTACCATTCTTTCAATTGTTCCGCTCCGTAAGAACCAGGGTAAAATACTTCTTGCCGTTGTAACCGGTTTTGGTTTGTGTATCATCGGATTCGGCTTATCCAAACTGTATTGGCTGTCATTTATGTTCCTTGTAATGAGCGGGATGCTGGATGGAATTTCTGTGGTGATCAGGGGTACAATTGTACAGCTGAAAACGCCTGATCATATCAGAGGACGTGTGCTGAGTGTCAATTCAATTTTCATCATGTCCAGCAACGAAATGGGGCAATTTGAAAGCGGACTTATGGCAAAGGCTCTTGGGGTGGTACGCTCTGTAGTTTTTGGCGGATGCATGACGGTTCTGGTTGCTTTAACAGTAGGAGCTACCAATCCTAAACTGAGAAAAATGCAATATTAA
- a CDS encoding GH3 auxin-responsive promoter family protein → MLNFFKKNAALIWAKKHVRKAEEFKKNAEKNQEELLLSLVSTAQKTLFGREHGFENIRSVKEFQENVPVADYEDLKPYIERVKKGQANILWTETPEYFAKTSGTTSGSKYIPISKEGMPFQIAGAQSALFHYISKKDNADFVNGKMIFLQGSPELEEVFGIKTGRLSGIVAHHIPNYLQKNRLPSWETNIMEDWEAKVDKIIEETERENMTLISGIPPWLIMYFEKLTEKHGKKIKQLFPNLQLIVTGGVNYEPYRDKMEDLLGGKVDIIQTFPASEGFFAFQDDYTQEGLLLLTNHGIFYEFIPLEEYGKPGARRLTLKEIELHKDYALVLTTNSGLWAYSIGDVVRFISKDPYRILVSGRTKHFTSAFGEHVIAFEVEEAIKAALEKYPAQITEFHLAPQVNPSEGLPYHEWLIEFEKEPEDFELFRDELDQQLRARNTYYDDLISGNILQKLKITKLSRNAFHEYAKSQGKLGGQNKTPRLANDRNVADLLEIYKL, encoded by the coding sequence ATGTTAAACTTCTTCAAGAAAAATGCAGCGCTTATCTGGGCAAAAAAACATGTCCGTAAGGCAGAGGAATTCAAAAAAAATGCGGAGAAAAACCAGGAGGAACTTTTACTTTCTCTTGTCAGCACGGCTCAGAAGACTCTTTTCGGGCGTGAGCATGGTTTTGAGAACATCCGGTCTGTAAAGGAATTTCAGGAGAATGTTCCCGTCGCAGATTATGAAGACCTGAAACCTTACATCGAAAGGGTAAAAAAAGGACAGGCTAATATTCTATGGACAGAAACGCCTGAATATTTTGCCAAAACTTCAGGAACTACCTCCGGTTCCAAATATATTCCTATTTCAAAGGAAGGAATGCCTTTTCAGATTGCCGGAGCCCAAAGTGCACTGTTTCATTATATCAGTAAAAAAGACAATGCAGATTTCGTCAACGGGAAAATGATATTTCTGCAGGGAAGTCCTGAGCTGGAAGAGGTTTTCGGGATCAAAACAGGAAGATTATCGGGAATTGTTGCCCATCATATTCCCAATTATCTTCAGAAAAACCGTCTGCCAAGCTGGGAAACCAATATTATGGAAGACTGGGAAGCCAAAGTAGACAAAATCATTGAAGAAACTGAAAGGGAGAACATGACCCTGATCTCAGGAATTCCCCCATGGCTGATCATGTATTTTGAAAAACTTACGGAAAAGCATGGCAAAAAGATCAAACAACTCTTTCCTAATCTTCAGCTCATTGTTACAGGAGGAGTCAACTACGAACCCTACCGGGATAAAATGGAGGATCTTCTTGGCGGTAAAGTAGATATTATACAGACTTTTCCTGCTTCTGAAGGCTTTTTCGCTTTCCAGGATGATTATACGCAGGAAGGTCTTTTGCTGCTGACCAACCATGGAATTTTTTATGAGTTCATTCCTTTGGAGGAATATGGGAAGCCGGGCGCCAGAAGGTTGACGTTAAAGGAAATTGAACTTCATAAAGATTATGCCCTGGTTCTTACTACCAATTCCGGATTATGGGCTTATTCGATCGGGGATGTTGTCAGGTTCATCAGTAAAGATCCGTACAGGATCCTGGTAAGCGGCAGAACCAAGCATTTCACATCTGCATTTGGAGAACACGTCATTGCTTTTGAGGTGGAAGAGGCTATAAAAGCCGCTCTTGAAAAATATCCTGCCCAGATTACAGAATTTCATCTGGCTCCACAGGTAAACCCTTCCGAAGGCCTACCTTACCATGAGTGGCTGATAGAATTTGAAAAGGAACCGGAAGACTTTGAATTATTCAGAGATGAGCTGGACCAGCAACTCAGAGCAAGAAATACGTATTATGACGATCTTATCTCCGGAAATATTTTGCAGAAGCTGAAAATCACAAAACTTTCCAGAAATGCATTTCATGAATATGCCAAATCTCAAGGGAAATTAGGCGGTCAGAATAAGACTCCCAGATTGGCTAATGACAGAAATGTGGCAGATCTCTTAGAAATTTACAAACTTTAA